The sequence AATCAGGCCAATTTTGTGGCACATGTTGCAGCTTCTTGCTGCTTTTCGGAGTTCGTGATGTAGCTATGCAATGTGTCTTCATTTATTGGATTAAACTTCAGCAGATATTATTTTCCAGTCGTACAGATACAGCAGGTTGGTATAAGAAGAGGTGGAGATTCTGCAGATTGCTAAATGAGAATGTGACTATAAGTTATAAGCTACCTTCAAACAGAGTTTGACGTGATAAAAAAAGGTGCGTCTTCACCTGTTCTGTGGTCCATCCCCCACCAGGTACTCAATGACCCGGTCCACGGCTCCTCTGTCTTTGGGCAGAATGGGTCTTGCTAGTGGAGGACCTGGTGGGTGCAAGCCTTCAAAAACAGTCAGTGCAGATGGAAATTATTAAacaagcagagagagaagaatacctctctctttttaaattcaTCTCTAAAGCTGCTGCTCAAACTACAGACTATATAAATATGCCCTTTAATGacataacaaatacaaaatcgGATAAATCGATAGACATTactctttctttccctcaaAAATGAGATCAAACTGTCACTCTAAGCAGAGCAGAAGAGTATGAAACAAGACTCTGATACtgtgttgccttttttgttttcagaaacatactgTCTCATTAATAGGTGCCAGGCATTCGTCTGAGGAAATCCAACTTTgcattcagaaaaataaaccaaactttgCACACAGATCCAGTCTCATGCCAAACTTCCTCAGTTGCAAACAGAAGCCAAAAGGCCTTCTAAATACCGAAATTTAGGAAATTAATAACAAATCATTTGTACATGCTACAGCTTTGCAACTTACACCGAAATGCAGGCCTAACTGTGAAGAAACGTTTGCAAATTTTATTGTAGTGCATATTTTGAAGTCcatcactctgtttttaaaaaactgtaaacaaattaaacctcacacattttttgttaaatttgacaGCGAACTTGCTGCAGGGCGTCTTCTTCAGACTCTCCTGAACAGATTTTTAATTGATCAAATATTGAGCCTAAATTGCGgcaaaatgtttgactgtaaacATATGCTTGCAAATTTTTGCTAAATAAATCTTCAAggttcataaaaaaacaaaaaaacactttgttgttATGGTAGATTAAGTGTGGAACATTTCAGAGTTTAtctcaaaaactgaatttttaagAGCATTTTGAATTCTGCCCTGATGAATATTACTGCAGTCTgtgagaaaatgacattttaaacacgAGTTTTTCGATTACAGATCTAGCAGTGAAATACCTCTTCAAGCGCATAACTTCCAAAAATACCTAACTTTTGATTGCAGacgtttcttttttcatgcataTCAAGCATTTCTGCAAAGATGCATTAAAAGGTTGTAACCCACCTACTCCTGGAACAGGAGAGCAGGGCGTCCTGGGAATCGCCCCCTGGAGGACAGAGGCGGACAGAGCAGATCTCTCCGGCGGTCCTCCTGGAGCTGAGAGAGGGACACGTTCTGTAGGGAGAGCGACATCCCATAAAGACACAGACGCATTTCTAAAACAACTAAGTCGAAGGCAGCCGGGCTCTCTGATCAGAGCAGCTGCCGTCGACTTAGAGCTTCGCCCTTCAACTGGAGGCCTGAGAATCTGCAGACTGACGGAGGCTTCGactgtcatatttttgtattcagagttctcaca is a genomic window of Plectropomus leopardus isolate mb unplaced genomic scaffold, YSFRI_Pleo_2.0 unplaced_scaffold23879, whole genome shotgun sequence containing:
- the LOC121966294 gene encoding endoplasmic reticulum junction formation protein lunapark-B-like — protein: MFELSFSLICLKNVGQGKIEKKVGVLQKMLSIKMCENSEYKNMTVEASVSLQILRPPVEGRSSKSTAAALIREPGCLRLSCFRNASVSLWDVALPTERVPLSAPGGPPERSALSASVLQGAIPRTPCSPVPGVGLHPPGPPLARPILPKDRGAVDRVIEYLVGDGPQNR